Within the Barnesiella intestinihominis YIT 11860 genome, the region TGTATATCCCATGTATGATTTCGCACATGGGCAATCGGATTATTTCGAAGGGGTGACTCATTCGATTTGTACCTTGGAGTTCGAGGTGCATCGTCCTTTATATGAGTATTTTGTAAAGGAATTGGCCGACGATAGTTATTGCCCTCGCCAGATAGAGTTCAACCGTTTGAATTTGACCTATACGGTGATGAGCAAACGGAAACTTTTACAGTTGGTAAAAGAGGGTCTGGTTGCCGGCTGGGACGATCCTCGTATGCCGACGATTTGCGGATTGCGCCGTCGTGGATATACGCCTGAATCCATAAAGAATTTTATACAGAAAATAGGTTATACAAAATACGACGGAATCATCAGTGTTTCTTTACTCGAACATAGTATCCGGGAAGATTTGAATAAAACAGCGACCCGTGTATCGGCAGTTCTTAATCCTGTTAAATTGATTATTACCAATTATCCGGAAAATAAAGTGGAATATTTGGAAACCGAGAATAATCCCGAAGACCCGGAGGCCGGAACCCATCAAATACCTTTCACCCGAGTGCTATACATAGAGCGGGACGATTTTATGGAAAATCCTCCCAAAAAATTCTTCCGTTTAGCTCCCGATCAGGAAGTGAGATTGAAGTCGGCATATATAATCAAGTGCACCGGAATTAAAAAAGATTCCGATGGAAACGTAGAAGAAATTTATTGTGAATACGATCCCGATACACGAAGCGGTATGCCGGGAAGTATGCGCAAAGTGAAAGGTACGTTACATTGGGTATCGGCAGAATATAGTTCGACGGCAGAAGTCAGGTTGTATGACCGGCTATTCAATGTAGAAAATCCGGCAGAGGAGAAAGATGTGGATTTCAGAGAATTATTAAATCCCGATTCTCTAAAAATCGTCGATAATTGCCGTATCGAGCCTTACTTGGCCGAGAATGCCAAGCCCGGCAATCGATATCAATTCCAGCGTACAGGATATTTTTGTGTGGACCCAGATTCGACCGATGGACATTTGGTATTCAATAGGACCGTATCTTTGAAAGACAGCTGGGAAAAATTAAAATCGAAGTAAAGTATAAATTTATTTTCTATACTGTCGGATTCCTTATGTATAAGGGATTCGACAGTTTTTATCTGAATCTGCGATGTCAGCTAAAAAGCCGAATGAACTCATAGACCGCTACGAAGAAATGTTGCGCGGGACAGTTAGTTGTTATTTCGATACCGACGAGATAGATGAAATCTCGGATTATTATGAGTCCAAAGGGCAGTTGTCCAAAGCGTTGCACGCTATTGAGTTCGGGTTGAATCTTCACCCCGACAATGTGGATTTGAAGCTCAAAGAGGCTCGTTATATGCTTTATCTCGATAGAGCAGATGAAGCGAAAAGAATTATGTCCGAACTGGCCGATTATAGTCTTGATGCCACACTTATTCGGGCTGAGCTGTTATTTATCGACGGTTATATGAAAGATGGCCATGCGTTGTTGCTTGCTATGTTGGATAACGACGATATTCGGGAAGATTTTTGTTTCGATGCCGTGGATATATATACCGATTACGATTGTTTCGATGAATTGGTGGAGTTCGTGGAGAAAGCGGGAAAGGTATTACCCGATAGCCGGGAGTTGTTTCGAGAAATGGCTGCTATCTGCGAAGAGCGTTCGGAGTATGAGAGATCTGTCATTATTTATAATAAATTGATAGACAAAGACCCTTATTCGTTGCAGGATTGGTTTTCTTTGGCCAAAGTCGAGGCTTTGTTAAAACATTATGATAAAGCGGTAGAGGCTTGTGATTTTGCATTGGCGGTGAAGGAAAATGAAGAGTCGATAATCTCGTTTAAAGGATATTGTTATTACGACTCCGGACAATATGAGAAGGCCATAGAACAGTTTCTTGAATATGAGTCTATCACAAAGGAAAAATCGGTTGCTTATGAATTGATCGGGGAGTGCTATGTGAAATTGGACGATAACAACAACGCGTTGAAGTTTTTTCACAAGGCTCTCGATATAGAGCCTTCGAACTCGAATATATGTTATCAGTTGGCTACTTGTTATTATGAATTGGGAGATATACAGAAAGCCGTTGTTTATTTGAGAGATACTTTAAGCCTTGATAGTAGGGACGACGAGGCTCATTCGTTTTTAGGTGAAATTCTTTTGCAGGAAGGAGACTACGAAGAGGCCTATTATCATTTGTCTAAGTCGTTGGAGTTGAATGAAGACGATATGGAAACTATGAAACTCAAAGGCGAAGCGTGCCTTCATCTCGAATATTATGAAGAGGCTGTTTCTGTGTTTGAAACAGTGCTTCGGGAAGATTCGTACGACCTGCATTGCAGGCTTAAATTAGCCCTCGCTTATGCGAAGATGGGCGATGACGCGAATGCTGAGCGCCAGATACAAATCATAGACCAAATGAGCCAGTCTTCCGATTTTAGCGGTTTACCGAATGAGAAGTCGCAACAGTGGAAAAATGTGCATGGAGCCATTCAATCGTTAAAGCGCTTTTTATTGGATCATATAGATGATTCGGAAAATAAAGAATCCCTTTCATAAAAAGGGATTCTCAATTTGTTCGATACCGATCTCTGTTTCCGGTCCGTGACCGGGATATACGATTGTTCCTTTCGGTAGAGTAAGTAATCTTGTTCGTATAGATTCGACCAACTGATGATGATTTCCTCCCGGCAAATCGGTTCTTCCAATGCTCATTTGGAAAAGCGCGTCACCCGACAGTACAAACCCTGAATCGGGAGCATAAAAAGCCATACTTCCCGGAGAGTGCCCGGGTACGGCAATCGCTTTTAATTTTTCATGACCGAGGTCAAATGTGTCTTTATCGGAAATATAATGCCCAATCGGCTGTATTTCTCCTCGAAACGGAATACCGAAAGATTCGCATTGGCGTACCATATTTTGTAAGAGAAATTCGTCGGCTTCTGCTGCACATAATATAACTCCATATTTTTTTGCCACGAAAGAATTACCGAAACAGTGATCGAAGTGCAGATGCGTAGCTAACGAATATTTTACGGTCAGCTTATTATCATCAATGAATTCGGCGAGAGTTTCTTCTTCTTTCGGATAATAGCATCCGGCATCGACAATGGCGCATTCCCTACTGGCCGTGTCCCATAAAACATAGGTATTTACCGGGAGCATGTTGAATTGAAATCGGGCAATTCTCATTTGAACCTATTTTTTTACAATTTGCACATAGACGACTTTTTTCGTGTCGAAATAATCTTCTTTGAAGTAGTCTTTCAGGTCGAATACGATCGATGTCTTTTTCACTGTAACGAGTTCGTTTTGTAATTCACCGCCTTTTAGACAGAGAAGTCCGTTGGGAAGCGCGTTTCGTTGTTCTTTTTTTATGTTTTTCCGTATCAGTTTCAATAGATCGGGTAGGGGCATAACCGCCCGGCTTACCACGAAATCGTATTCGGACTTGTTTTCTTCTACGCTTCCGTGCTGAAAAGTCACATTTTCCAAATCAATGGATTCGGCGACGTTCGCGGCGACTTTTATTTTTTTCCCGATGCGGTCTATCAGATGGAATTTACATTCCGGGAAAAGTATGGCGAGGGGAATACCGGGAAACCCTCCTCCGGTTCCCACGTCGAGAATCTCGGAACCATCTGCGAAATTTATCGTTTTGGCAATTCCCAAAGAGTGCAGGATATGGTGGAGGTACAAGTTCTCTATGTCTTTGCGAGAGATAACATTGATCTTTGCATTCCAGTCGGTATATAACTGTCCCAAAGCCATAAATTGATTTTCCTGCTTCGGTGTCAGATTCGGGAAATACGTTTTTATATATTGCATGGTTTGCTGTTTATTTGATTAAACGACGAACGGGGCTGTCGGGTAAAATATAGCTGTCGATCTCTTTGAACGGTATTTCTATACTGGTTTGCCCTGTCGCATAACAAGCTATTTCGTAAGGGTTATATACCCAACAGATACCGGTATCGGTCAGATAGAAGTTTTCGGTAGCCATGATATCTTCCGTGTCGAAATAGCCTAATTCCAGTAGGGAGTCGGGTGACGATACATTCAGTTGTTTCATCAGCCGGTTTAATAAGATAGAACTAAGTGTATCCGATGAATCGGGCTGGAAAATATCGTCTAAACCGATTCTTTTCCAGTTGGAGAGGTCTATCGTGTAATAACGATTCGAATACATGCCGTGGGCTCCACCCGTATATTCGGACGAAGATACTCCATAACAGAAGAAATCATTGCGATTGTAAACGGGAGAAAGGGTGTAATCGAAGTCCCATTCGAAAGAATAAGCCTCTCCGCTTTTCGCCAGTTCTTTTTCGAATTCGGGTTCTATTTCTTTATAGGCGTTTACATGAGACTCTACGACCTTTTGCGCGGCTTGTTTCAAGGAGTCTCCCGTATATTCGTCTCCAAAGGTTAGAGGGGAAAGTATTTTTTGCAAATGAAGGTAATCGCTGTCTTGTTTGTATTTTACAGGAATTTCCATTGTCAAGACAACTTTACAAGCAGGCTTTGCGGTATCTCCGGAGAGATGGTAGGTGTCTGCGATGACTAATTTTTCCACCACAACAGAATCGGCATTCGTTTCATTTGAATGATTATTCTTGAAATTACAAGAGTACAGACAGCTTATCAATGCTATTATACTCAATAACGATACTTTTTTCATATAAATAAGTTTTTTACAAAAATACACCTTTTGTCGTGCTTGGCAAGGGAAAAGAAGCAAAAAAGGAATAGTATTATGCGAGCACCCGGTTTTCGGGATTTTTATAATTTCTGTTGAAAGATTTGTGTACATTTGCATAAGCGCGAAGATGGGCTACATTCGGCATAACCAAATAAATTTGTTTCTGCCCTCGTTTGCACTATCTTTGCAATAAGATTCGTGTAAAATAAACCTATATGTTACAAGTCGGAAAATTCAATAAGCTCAAAGTTGTTAAAACGGTCGATTTCGGCGTTTACCTCGACGGGGGAGAGAAGGGAGAAATTTTATTACCACGGAAATTCGTTCCGGAACAATCATGCAGTGAAGGCGGAGAGATAGATGTCTTTGTTTATTATGATTCGGAAGACCGGCTTATTGCAACGACACAAAAACCGTATGCACAAGTAGGTGAATTTGCGTGGTTACAGGTAAAGTCGGTGAATAGAATCGGCGCATTTTTGGATTGGGGAGTAGAGGCGAAAGATTTGTTGGTCCCGTTTCGGGAACAAAATACGGATATGCAGCAAGGCGAGTTTTATATTGTATATGTATATCTCGACTTTGCTACCGGCCGAATAGTCGCTTCCGCAAAATTGGATAAATTTTTAGACAATGTCCCTCCTGAATATGAGGCGAATCAACCTGTCGAAATCATAGTAACTCAAAGGACTCCGCTCGGATACAAGGTTATTATCGATAATTTGCATTGGGGGGTGATTTATCACAACGAGATTTTCAGACCGATAACCATTGGGGAGCACTTGCGTGCTTATGTAAAACAAGTGAGAGAAGATGATAAGATCGATGTGATGTTACAGCTTCCGGGATATGAAAAAATAGACCCGTTGTGTGAATCGATTTTACAGAAGTTGAATGAAGCGGGAGGGGTGTTACGACTTTCGGATAAATCGCCCGCCGAGGAGATTGCACATTATTTCCAGTGTAGCAAGAAGAGCTTTAAAAAAGCGATAGGCGCTTTGTATAAAGCTCGACGCATTGTTATCGAAGAGAACTCTATTCGTAAGTCATAATAACGGTTCGGTAGAAAATCCGAGGGGGTAGGCCGGAATTTTAACGAATGCGATGGATTGCATCCCCTGTGTTTCAGTAGCAATAGGGGAGTTGCCGACGGAACGGTAGTTTTTGAGGAGAGGGATTGGAAAGATTTCATAAGTCTTTTTAGCAGTAGGGGTTAACCCCTCCGTCCTTGCGGACACCTCTCCTATTGCTTCGCCACACCCCGCAATGCTACGGGGCACGGCAGGGGAGGTGTTTTAAAATATCTCTGATAGTAAAAATTGAAACACCCCGTAAGGCTATGGGATACGGCAAGGGAGAGGGTCTAAAAAGTCTCTACGAATATTCTTTTTCCTCTCTATCTGCGAGTACAAGAGTTAAAAGATAATCTCCACTAATTATTGACTGAACCATAATAACCGTTATCTTTTCGCAAGTTAAAAGAACTTTTTTCTACAACTGTTGTTTAAGAGTTGTAAAGTTTCTGTTTTGGAAACCGAATAACTTTTAACAGGTACTAAATAATAAAAACAGTTATGAAAAGAGTCTTCATTATGTTAGCCATTGTGCTGGGAAGCGCAGGGTTATTGTTCGCTCAAAAAAGCAATCAAAAAGAGGTAAAACAGTTGCAAAGTTTTTTGCAGCAAAAATCGGCTAAGGGAGATGCCAATTATATTCGTTTGGGAATTACCGACATTAAGAATCCTGCAATGTGGAAGGGGGTAGTATGGAGCGATGGCCGTGCTATTTCTATCGATTGGAAGGATAAGGAATTGGCCGGAGAATTGGATTTGAATGGGTTTACGGCTTTGCAAAAAGTCGATTGTTCACGCAATCAGTTGACGGAGATTAATGTGTCTAACTGTACTGCGCTCAATACATTGAATGTCAGCAGGAACAAGCTGTCGGAGTTGAATATAGACAATTGTCCGGCATTGATTAAGCTCGATTGTTATAAAAATCGCTTGACCGATTTGTCTCTCTCCGGGCTTCCCGGTTTGAAAAATCTGAATTGTTCCAATAATTTGTTCGTGGAACTTAATGTAAACGGAGCTCAGCAATTACAGAGCTTGAATGTTCAGGGCTGTCATCTTGAATCGTTGAGTGTCGATAGTTGTGAAAATCTTAAAAATCTATATTGCGGTTATAATAAATTGACCAGTTTGAATCTGTTCGGGACGGTCAGTCTGTCTAATTTGAATATCGACGATAACGAAATATCGAATATGCTTTTGTCCAAATTACCGTCTCTTACGTCTCTTATTTGCAGTGACAACAATATGAAGACATTGGGTGTACTCGATTGTACGTCGTTGGCCGATTTGGTGTGTTCGTATAACGATTTAACTTCTTTGAACCTCGACGGGACTACTAATCTGTATTTTGTCGATTGCTCGTACAACGACCTTTCGACACTCGATTTGAGCAATAGAACCATGTTACAACGATTGATTTGCAGTAATAACCAGTTGAATGTCCTCGATGTATCGTTTTGTCCGAATTTGGTTTATATCAATTGCCGGTATAATCAATTAACCGATTTGCGTACTATCGGGGATAATAACTTGCGTATGATCGCTTGCCAATGGAATTATTGATGAAACCGAATGAATTGTAACGAAGGTGGGATAATGCCCGAAACGACATTATCCCACTTTTATTTTTAGGCTATTTGTTTTTTAGTCTACTTTATTCTACAATATATTTTTCTTCTTTGTTTGATTTCAAAAATATCCCCGATTTCAATCTTCTGTATTCCCATGAGTCCAATGGTTTAGTCGTCGAAATAAGGCGTACTTATGTAGTATAGATAAAAATCTACTGGGATATTCAGCTTGGCGATTCTTTTCCACATGTCGGGCCGTATTCTGAACTGGAAGTTATAATGTCCCATACTGCAATGGAGTATCAGTCCGCTNNNNNNNNNNNNNNNNNNNNNNNNNNNNNNNNNNNNNNNNNNNNNNNNNNNNNNNNNNNNNNNNNNNNNNNNNNNNNNNNNNNNNNNNNNNNNNNNNNNNNNNNNNNNNNNNNNNNNNNNNNNNNNNNNNNNNNNNNNNNNNNNNNNNNNNNNNNNNNNNNNNNNNNNNNNNNNNNNNNNNNNNNNNNNNNNNNNNNNNNNNNNNNNNNNNNNNNNNNNNNNNNNNNNNNNNNNNNNNNNNNNNNNNNNNNNNNNNNNNNNNNNNNNNNNNNNNNNNNNNNNNNNNNNNNNNNNNNNNNNNNNNNNNNNNNNNNNNNNNNNNNNNNNNNNNNNNNNNNNNNNNNNNNNNNNNNNNNNNNNNNNNNNNNNNNNNNNNNNNNNNNNNNNNNNNNNNNNNNNNNNNNNNNNNNNNNNNNNNNNNNNNNNNNNNNNNNNNNNNNNNNNNNNNNNNNNNNNNNNNNNNNNNNNNNNNNNNNNNNNNNNNNNNNNNNNNNNNNNNNNNNNNNNNNNNNNNNNNNNNNNNNNNNNNNNNNNNNNNNNNNNNNNNNNNNNNNNNNNNNNNNNNNNNNNNNNNNNNNNNNNNNNNNNNNNNNNNNNNNNNNNNNNNNNNNNNNNNNNNNNNNNNNNNNNNNNNNNNNNNNNNNNNNNNNNNNNNNNNNNNNNNNNNNNNNNNNNNNNNNNNNNNNNNNNNNNNNNNNNNNNNNNNNNNNNNNNNNNNNNNNNNNNNNNNNNNNNNNNNNNNNNNNNNNNNNNNNNNNNNNNNNNNNNNNNNNNNNNNNNNNNNNNNNNNNNNNNNNNNNNNNNNNNNNNNNNNNNNNNNNNNNNNNNNNNNNNNNNNNNNNNNNNNNNNNNNNNNNNNNNNNNNNNNNNNNNNNNNNNNNNNNNNNNNNNNNNNNNNNNNNNNNNNNNNNNNNNNNNNNNNNNNNNNNNNNNNNNNNNNNNNNNNNNNNNNNNNNNNNNNNNNNNNNNNNNNNNNNNNNNNNNNNNNNNNNNNNNNNNNNNNNNNNNNNNNNNNNNNNNNNNNNNNNNNNNNNNNNNNNNNNNNNNNNNNNNNNNNNNNNNNNNNNNNNNNNNNNNNNNNNNNNNNNNNNNNNNNNNNNNNNNNNNNNNNNNNNNNNNNNNNNNNNNNNNNNNNNNNNNNNNNNNNNNNNNNNNNNNNNNNNNNNNNNNNNNNNNNNNNNNNNNNNNNNNNNNNNNNNNNNNNNNNNNNNNNNNNNNNNNNNNNNNNNNNNNNNNNNNNNNNNNNNNNNNNNNNNNNNNNNNNNNNNNNNNNNNNNNNNCCTTTCCGTTTGATACGGGTGGGGGATATTCCGGTCATCTCGGTAACGATACCCGGGTCATTCTTTCCGGTCTCGATATAGAGCGTACAGCCCATTTCGGTTCCGGCCTTGATTCGGTTAATGTTATTTTTTTTGCTTTTACTGAGTAGGTACAGGTCGAAGTCGACCAACAATCCGTACGGTGCGATACGTCTCCACAGTTCCGGTGGAATGCGGAATTGAAGTTTATGCCGGTTGACATAACAGAAATGAAGGAGGCATTTGTATTTGTAGTTCCTAAAAATCTTTTGGAAAGAACTTTTCTGTTTCTCTATCATTTCGAGCATATCGATCGATTTGAAAGGTATCAGATGGTCGTCTTTTTCAAAATAGGTAGTGCCGGATAATTTCCACAGATTTTGTTTAAAGAATTTTCCGGGTATTTCCCTGCTTGGCATTATTTCATTAGGTATCGTCCTAAATATTTCGCCTTTTGTTGTAGCCCACGAGGGTTGTATACCGGTCATGCGGGTTACGACCGAGGGAGCATCTTCTTCGGTATCGATCCAAAAATCGCATCCCATTCTAATTTTTTTATTGTCGAATGTAATCATTACTTTTAATCTTCCTTTATTCTATGAGTTATGGGAATAATAGCATGTAATTTTAATGCTTTTTCCGTAGTAATTTATCATCAATCTATGGAGGCAAAAAGATTCTCATATTTACTTAGTGAGGTGAGATAATTGTTCTTATATTCGATAAGACGTATTTTGGAGAAAGGGATTCTTTGTGATTGTATAAAGTTCGTCTGTTCATCTATTTTATTGAGAACAATGGATTTTCGGTTGAGCTTGGCAATTTTTCCGACAAGGATATAATCGTCCGATTCCAATCCTATCGCTATGTTTTCTTTTTTCTCCATGAAGGTACTGAAAATGTGCATGGTATTTGTACAATCTATACCCTTTCCTTCATATTTCCACATCGGTGAATAGTTTAGAGAAAGGATTTTTGCCGAAATTCTATCTGTTGAAACTATATTTTTTTGTTTAATGAAATTTTTATTGATAAATAAATATCCGTCGAAATTAAAATCTCTCTGACTTTGGTGAAGAATAATCCATTCTTCATTTTCTTGAATGACCACACCTTTATATATTTCATTGTGGTTATTAACCTTGATTTCCCAGATTTCCAATCGGGGGATTTTTGTGGAGTCTGTCGTTATATATTTTTGATAAGCGCACGAGTAACGAGTGTTCACTCGAAAAAAGCGAATCTTCTGTAAAGGAAATTTTTTATATTCAACCCATTGTGCTTGTTTATTTAAAATCCTCATTGTTATGTATTGTTCGTTGATATTTTTTATTTCTCCAAGCCAAAATTTATGAGCTTTGTGTTGCCATATCTCAACGAGTTTCTCTTTATCTTTATCAAATAAAGCGGGAGGAAATAGAAGCGTAGAATTTATGAGCTCCCATTTTGAGTTGGAAAATATATAGTCTGCTATTCTGTCTGTTTCGATGTGAAAATGGTCTATCCACTCTCGATTGATGAATGTATATCCATCGAGGACATAGTCATATGTATTTTCCAAAACAGCGACCCAATTGTTATCATGATTCACGTAAAGGCCAGTGATAGGCTCTTTTCGTTGTTTTATTTTTATGGTAACAAGATTCTTATTTGTAACATTTTCTCCTTTTATCTCCTTTTTCATCTTCTGTTTATGATTCTTGTTCTGTATATTCGTCTTCCCAAGTTTCCGGGTTCCAGTTTTTTTCAATACGGTCTATTAAAAATTCTATACCCCAGATTCCATAAGGAGGATATTTCTGTTGCTTTTTTGTCGGTTTTTTTACTAGTTTTCGCTCCAAAGTATGGTTATTGACTATAACCCACCCTTTGAACACTCCGCAAACCGTTTCTACTGTTTTGAAATATTTAGGGACTTTGAACTTTTTGACTTCGGAAAAGCCGACTTTGCGAATGTATTTTCTTCGTAAAGCTATTCCCAACGGAACGAAACNNNNNNNNNNNNNNNNNNNNNNNNNNNNNNNNNNNNNNNNNNNNNNNNNNNNNNNNNNNNNNNNNNNNNNNNNNNNNNNNNNNNNNNNNNNNNNNNNNNNNNNNNNNNNNNNNNNNNNNNNNNNNNNNNNNNNNNNNNNNNNNNNNNNNNNNNNNNNNNNNNNNNNNNNNNNNNNNNNNNNNNNNNNNNNNNNNNNNNNNNNNNNNNNNNNNNNNNNNNNNNNNNNNNNNNNNNNNNNNNNNNNNNNNNNNNNNNNNNNNNNNNNNNNNNNNNNNNNNNNNNNNNNNNNNNNNNNNNNNNNNNNNNNNNNNNNNNNNNNNNNNNNNNNNNNNNNNNNNNNNNNNNNNNNNNNNNNNNNNNNNNNNNNNNNNNNNNNNNNNNNNNNNNNNNNNNNNNNNNNNNNNNNNNNNNNNNNNNNNNNNNNNNNNNNNNNNNNNNNNNNNNNNNNNNNNNNNNNNNNNNNNNNNNNNNNNNNNNNNNNNNNNNNNNNNNNNNNNNNNNNNNNNNNNNNNNNNNNNNNNNNNNNNNNNNNNNNNNNNNNNNNNNNNNNNNNNNNNNNNNNNNNNNNNNNNNNNNNNNNNNNNNNNNNNNNNNNNNNNNNNNNNNNNNNNNNNNNNNNNNNNNNNNNNNNNNNNNNNNNNNNNNNNNNNNNNNNNNNNNNNNNNNNNNNNNNNNNNNNNNNNNNNNNNNNNNNNNNNNNNNNNNNNNNNNNNNNNNNNNNNNNNNNNNNNNNNNNNNNNNNNNNNNNNNNNNNNNNNNNNNNNNNNNNNAAGCGTATCAATGTCGTTTGGTCTACTTCGGCCATGTATTGGATATATGCATTCCCTATTGCCGTGGGGACTTCAAAAATATCCCCGATTTCAATTTTTTTCTTTGTCATAAACTATAAATTTTTAATATAACTATTTCCTACTTTTATAGCATCTTCGTATATAGGATTTTTACGGGAGATGCTATTGATTTTGTTAAGTAAAGTTCCTCCATCTCTTCGAAATTTGTAATGCTCAATTAATGCCTGCTCTAAAGCTCTTGCATCATATTTGGTTAAATTGGATTTGAATTTTTTGATAGCAAATCTATGAGCATGTTCAGCTCGTCTTCTAAGAAAATTATTTGTCATACCCACATAAATAACATTTTTATTTTCATCTGTAGCAATATATACCGTATATTGTCCTAATGGCGGTGATTTTTTTGGAGCTTGCCATATTGGAAGAAATCTTTTATTGGACAGTAATTTTATTCCAGTAATTAAATAAAATAGGTCGTTTGTGGGGGTAATTTGCCCTGAGGCTTGTTGATACCATCTTGCATCTCTAGCAAAAGGATTCCAATTGATGTTTGGTAAAGAAATTCCATTTATAACGTATTCCCTGCCGTTTGATGAATAAGAACTGGGATTAGAATTTACATAAAAGGTATACCAGCAGCCATTATCGCTATTGTACATGAGTGTTTTGCTTATATCAGCAAATTCATCGTCTGACAAATAATCCCATTCACTCATATCAATATTTCCGTCACCAGATAGAATTGAATCCCAAAATTTTTCAATTTCATCGGGATCGTTTGTCCCCCAGTAATCCATACCAGAGGGGTCGAT harbors:
- a CDS encoding glutamine--tRNA ligase/YqeY domain fusion protein, yielding MTQIETNNEIEDKKSLNFIEQIVESDLKAGKNGGRLNTRFPPEPNGYLHIGHAKAICMDFGIAEKFGGTCNLRFDDTNPVKEDVEYVDSIMEDIHWLGFDWGDRLYYASDYFPKLWDLAIRLIKEGKAYVDEQSSEEIARQKGTPTQPGIESPYRNRSVEENLDLFERMNKGEFEEGRFVLRAKIDMASPNMHFRDPIMYRIIKHPHHRTGTKWNVYPMYDFAHGQSDYFEGVTHSICTLEFEVHRPLYEYFVKELADDSYCPRQIEFNRLNLTYTVMSKRKLLQLVKEGLVAGWDDPRMPTICGLRRRGYTPESIKNFIQKIGYTKYDGIISVSLLEHSIREDLNKTATRVSAVLNPVKLIITNYPENKVEYLETENNPEDPEAGTHQIPFTRVLYIERDDFMENPPKKFFRLAPDQEVRLKSAYIIKCTGIKKDSDGNVEEIYCEYDPDTRSGMPGSMRKVKGTLHWVSAEYSSTAEVRLYDRLFNVENPAEEKDVDFRELLNPDSLKIVDNCRIEPYLAENAKPGNRYQFQRTGYFCVDPDSTDGHLVFNRTVSLKDSWEKLKSK
- a CDS encoding tetratricopeptide repeat protein, translated to MSAKKPNELIDRYEEMLRGTVSCYFDTDEIDEISDYYESKGQLSKALHAIEFGLNLHPDNVDLKLKEARYMLYLDRADEAKRIMSELADYSLDATLIRAELLFIDGYMKDGHALLLAMLDNDDIREDFCFDAVDIYTDYDCFDELVEFVEKAGKVLPDSRELFREMAAICEERSEYERSVIIYNKLIDKDPYSLQDWFSLAKVEALLKHYDKAVEACDFALAVKENEESIISFKGYCYYDSGQYEKAIEQFLEYESITKEKSVAYELIGECYVKLDDNNNALKFFHKALDIEPSNSNICYQLATCYYELGDIQKAVVYLRDTLSLDSRDDEAHSFLGEILLQEGDYEEAYYHLSKSLELNEDDMETMKLKGEACLHLEYYEEAVSVFETVLREDSYDLHCRLKLALAYAKMGDDANAERQIQIIDQMSQSSDFSGLPNEKSQQWKNVHGAIQSLKRFLLDHIDDSENKESLS
- a CDS encoding MBL fold metallo-hydrolase, whose product is MRIARFQFNMLPVNTYVLWDTASRECAIVDAGCYYPKEEETLAEFIDDNKLTVKYSLATHLHFDHCFGNSFVAKKYGVILCAAEADEFLLQNMVRQCESFGIPFRGEIQPIGHYISDKDTFDLGHEKLKAIAVPGHSPGSMAFYAPDSGFVLSGDALFQMSIGRTDLPGGNHHQLVESIRTRLLTLPKGTIVYPGHGPETEIGIEQIENPFL
- the rsmG gene encoding 16S rRNA (guanine(527)-N(7))-methyltransferase RsmG; the protein is MQYIKTYFPNLTPKQENQFMALGQLYTDWNAKINVISRKDIENLYLHHILHSLGIAKTINFADGSEILDVGTGGGFPGIPLAILFPECKFHLIDRIGKKIKVAANVAESIDLENVTFQHGSVEENKSEYDFVVSRAVMPLPDLLKLIRKNIKKEQRNALPNGLLCLKGGELQNELVTVKKTSIVFDLKDYFKEDYFDTKKVVYVQIVKK
- a CDS encoding DUF3298 and DUF4163 domain-containing protein, giving the protein MKKVSLLSIIALISCLYSCNFKNNHSNETNADSVVVEKLVIADTYHLSGDTAKPACKVVLTMEIPVKYKQDSDYLHLQKILSPLTFGDEYTGDSLKQAAQKVVESHVNAYKEIEPEFEKELAKSGEAYSFEWDFDYTLSPVYNRNDFFCYGVSSSEYTGGAHGMYSNRYYTIDLSNWKRIGLDDIFQPDSSDTLSSILLNRLMKQLNVSSPDSLLELGYFDTEDIMATENFYLTDTGICWVYNPYEIACYATGQTSIEIPFKEIDSYILPDSPVRRLIK
- a CDS encoding S1 RNA-binding domain-containing protein, giving the protein MLQVGKFNKLKVVKTVDFGVYLDGGEKGEILLPRKFVPEQSCSEGGEIDVFVYYDSEDRLIATTQKPYAQVGEFAWLQVKSVNRIGAFLDWGVEAKDLLVPFREQNTDMQQGEFYIVYVYLDFATGRIVASAKLDKFLDNVPPEYEANQPVEIIVTQRTPLGYKVIIDNLHWGVIYHNEIFRPITIGEHLRAYVKQVREDDKIDVMLQLPGYEKIDPLCESILQKLNEAGGVLRLSDKSPAEEIAHYFQCSKKSFKKAIGALYKARRIVIEENSIRKS
- a CDS encoding leucine-rich repeat domain-containing protein, with the protein product MKRVFIMLAIVLGSAGLLFAQKSNQKEVKQLQSFLQQKSAKGDANYIRLGITDIKNPAMWKGVVWSDGRAISIDWKDKELAGELDLNGFTALQKVDCSRNQLTEINVSNCTALNTLNVSRNKLSELNIDNCPALIKLDCYKNRLTDLSLSGLPGLKNLNCSNNLFVELNVNGAQQLQSLNVQGCHLESLSVDSCENLKNLYCGYNKLTSLNLFGTVSLSNLNIDDNEISNMLLSKLPSLTSLICSDNNMKTLGVLDCTSLADLVCSYNDLTSLNLDGTTNLYFVDCSYNDLSTLDLSNRTMLQRLICSNNQLNVLDVSFCPNLVYINCRYNQLTDLRTIGDNNLRMIACQWNY
- a CDS encoding DUF4279 domain-containing protein, translated to MGCDFWIDTEEDAPSVVTRMTGIQPSWATTKGEIFRTIPNEIMPSREIPGKFFKQNLWKLSGTTYFEKDDHLIPFKSIDMLEMIEKQKSSFQKIFRNYKYKCLLHFCYVNRHKLQFRIPPELWRRIAPYGLLVDFDLYLLSKSKKNNINRIKAGTEMGCTLYIETGKNDPGIVTEMTGISPTRIKRKG